One genomic segment of Chloroflexota bacterium includes these proteins:
- a CDS encoding 4Fe-4S dicluster domain-containing protein, translated as MAAKGWVEIDETLCKGCELCVVYCPVNVLALDTNRLTPHGYHPAILAKEGCTGCNICAVVCPEAAMTVYREVKARARAATA; from the coding sequence ATGGCTGCAAAAGGATGGGTCGAAATTGACGAGACACTCTGCAAAGGGTGCGAACTTTGCGTGGTCTATTGCCCGGTCAACGTCCTGGCCCTGGACACCAACCGGCTCACCCCCCACGGCTATCACCCGGCAATTCTGGCCAAAGAGGGATGCACCGGCTGCAACATTTGCGCCGTGGTGTGCCCTGAGGCTGCCATGACCGTCTATCGGGAAGTCAAAGCGCGGGCGCGCGCAGCCACAGCATAG